DNA sequence from the Verrucomicrobiota bacterium genome:
GAAGTGGCATTTAGGAAAAGACCAGGGCAGGCGTCCCGAGAATCAGGGCTTTGATTACACCTTCGGTCATATGGAAGGTTGTATCGATAACTACTCTCACTTCTTTTATTGGAGCGGTCCGAACTACCACGATCTTTGGGAAAATGGAAAAGAAGTTTATGAGGATGGCTATTTCTTTCAAGATAGTCTGGTCGAGAAAGCCGGCCGGTTTATTAATGAAAACAAGCAGGATCCCTTCTTTATCTATTTTGCGATCAACCTGCCTCATTACCCGCTGCAACCGGATGTGAAGTGGTTGGATTATTATGCGGATTTGCCGTCTCCTCGAAAAAATTACGCCGCTTGTGTATCCACAGTAGATGAGAAAGTGGGCAAGCTGATAGCCGTCCTTGAGGAAGCCGGAGAATTGGAAAATACCTTAATTGTTTTCCTGTCTGATCATGGTCATTCAGTTGAAGAAAGAACGATGTGGGGTGGGGGATTTGCGGGACCCTATCGAGGTTCGAAGTTCGGTTTTTTTGAAGGGGGACTTCGTGTCCCGGCCATCATAATGGGTCCTGGAGTTCCAAAAGGAAAAGTAGTTGATAGTTCTGCCATGAGTATGGATATCTTACCCACGATTGCCGATTACTGTGGTCTATCCAAACTCCCAGCAGGAGTCGAAGGTACGAGTCTCCGTCAGATCATTCACACAGACGAACCCATACGGGATACCATGTATTGGCTTATGAGAGACGGTCGTTGGGCCGTTCGTAACGGAGCTTGGAAACTATTATTCAATCCTAGAGATGACACGAAAGATTACCCTGCACTCGATCCGGTCAAAGATCGCTATTTTTTAGCCAACCTGGATTTAGACAAATCTGAGAGCCGTAACCTTGTTAACGAGTATCCCGAAAAGGCCCAGGAGCTTATCAACCTGTATTCAGGATGGCAACATGCATTGCCGGTCGAGCCACTTGGGCCTTGAACCAGGTTGATTGAAACGGCAAATTATTCAAAACAGAGTGATCGGTCTATTTTGAACTTCGAGATCGAAGGAATTCTAACGACCCTGATCCAGGCACGACAACGGTGATTTTATTACCCTCGATCACTGCGTTTGTAAGATCCATGGCGACCCAGTTAGTAAGATCATCCGTTTTTTCAATTTGTATGATTATTTCGAAGTCACCGGATTCGTTTTTCTCAATAACAATTTCAGGAATCACCGCGGCGGATGATAACACCAGGCTTAAATAAAGTCCGGGATTGGAAGCTAAGAGTTGAAGGGTGGGAGTATCGTCAATCGCGGGGTTAAAGATGGTGCCAACTTCATCGCCATCATTAATTTTATCACCGTCTGTATCTTTCTTTTCCGGATTGGTCCCGTGGATAGCGAGTTCCTCATAAGCACTCAAGCCATCGTTGTCTTGATCACTTAAGTCCTGCACGAAATGTGCCGTCACAGCTTTATTGTCATTCATAACCAGATCCAAGGGGTTTTCATCCCCACTAGCATCTGTGCTCCAGCTTACAAAAAGGTATCCAAGCGCAGGTATGGCTTCAATAGTTGCGGTGCTATCTTTAACATAGGAACCATCTCCGCTTTCATTGATGGTACCCGAGTTTTCCGGACTGACTATTGTAGTTAAGCTCGTTATCTCATGAAAAATTGCCGTAATAGATTTATTTCCATCCATAAGGATTTCGATGGGATTATCCGATCCGGAAGCACTACCTTCCCAATGATCAAAGCCGAACCCTCCTTCCGCAATCGCTTCCACAGTT
Encoded proteins:
- a CDS encoding sulfatase-like hydrolase/transferase; protein product: MVIMTDDQGTLDLNCYGAKDLYTPNFDRMAENGVRFSQFYVGSSVCSPSRATLLTGKSPPGAGLTGNSGKTDGLDTGQVTMAEMLKPEGYATAHIGKWHLGKDQGRRPENQGFDYTFGHMEGCIDNYSHFFYWSGPNYHDLWENGKEVYEDGYFFQDSLVEKAGRFINENKQDPFFIYFAINLPHYPLQPDVKWLDYYADLPSPRKNYAACVSTVDEKVGKLIAVLEEAGELENTLIVFLSDHGHSVEERTMWGGGFAGPYRGSKFGFFEGGLRVPAIIMGPGVPKGKVVDSSAMSMDILPTIADYCGLSKLPAGVEGTSLRQIIHTDEPIRDTMYWLMRDGRWAVRNGAWKLLFNPRDDTKDYPALDPVKDRYFLANLDLDKSESRNLVNEYPEKAQELINLYSGWQHALPVEPLGP